In Desulfopila inferna, a single window of DNA contains:
- a CDS encoding GAF domain-containing protein, with the protein MRDLAGILHNKEVKKFLSFRSNSVLYRLTMAFGLFFLGPLLGLFFLSVKTDLFGTNELLYSLLGLLISTFFGYLIMRQISNGIVRVENRMADTLKTFDRFGKIGEDELENISAFADKMSENIKITGDSLSRRMNEIHALRELGGLSALQVTPQSLALTALERSIEVAEAAGGVILFISGNHGVCNLKRGAGLTLQKNQSFSFSSFPWRKTIQQNIPMILQEEDSAEWRNYFAAECSSAAIIPFCRFGSTTAVALLASGAQQNWDERTLEFLSTYFLSIGNALKMKEIDSRKKETDQELKVILSIIKVLSSNPGKNDLLAIIAQKIGEILPHHWIGLALKDDSGKHLYLSHSFSKYAPEVKTGKRIQTKKSLFHLAAHSDQIISIDNLMTRREFCEKKLFQHLALKSCVLAGLNSSGRTIGSICLGSEKKSGFGQREKRIFSMIAMAVAIAIEQSKIFARERAKRAELEIFNKIGGALTSHTIRANKVLTYILERIADLINVEAGSIMLLEFDALVVEAAIGAFSKELKKQKFTLNHGVAGYVVATGEPVIVDDTRDNPHFLSIVDEKTGFETRSLLSVPLISGGRVIGVIELLNRIGKPFSQDDMQTVKAVAASTAIALENTRLYSESSHIAKKEKFIRTIFQKYVPEEIVLKILERGEADQMAVSERKIVTVFNVDIRGYTKMSKEASTEDVVHILNHFFCRLGNIIIKHKGLLDKYLGDGMLAIFGAPASTANPALDAVLAAQEMIQAMEKLSILSVDRCGVPLKIGISINTGEAIVGNIGFSKKMEYTVIGDVVNETFRLQDLTRNKANSILIGEATYHQVKSVVRTRPYGLKKLDSSLVNVYEVETDYLLEEPISPVVSMGSDVVKIH; encoded by the coding sequence ATGCGAGACCTGGCTGGTATTTTACATAACAAAGAGGTGAAAAAATTTCTCTCTTTTCGCTCCAATAGCGTTCTCTATCGGCTGACGATGGCCTTTGGGCTCTTCTTTTTGGGTCCCTTGCTGGGCCTCTTTTTTTTGAGCGTCAAAACAGATCTCTTTGGTACCAATGAGTTGCTGTACAGCCTTCTGGGCCTGCTGATTTCCACCTTTTTCGGCTATCTGATAATGCGTCAGATTTCCAATGGCATTGTCAGAGTGGAAAACCGGATGGCCGACACGCTGAAGACCTTTGATCGGTTCGGAAAGATTGGTGAGGATGAGCTGGAGAATATTTCGGCCTTCGCCGACAAGATGAGTGAGAATATAAAAATAACAGGAGATTCTCTAAGCAGAAGAATGAACGAGATTCACGCCCTGCGGGAGCTCGGCGGGCTCTCCGCCCTCCAGGTCACGCCTCAGTCGCTTGCCTTGACTGCGTTGGAGCGTTCCATTGAGGTGGCGGAAGCGGCAGGGGGCGTTATCCTTTTTATCTCCGGTAATCATGGGGTCTGCAATTTGAAGCGAGGTGCAGGTCTTACTCTGCAGAAAAATCAATCCTTCAGCTTCAGCTCCTTCCCCTGGCGAAAAACGATTCAGCAGAATATTCCGATGATCCTCCAGGAAGAAGATAGCGCGGAGTGGAGAAATTACTTTGCTGCGGAATGCAGCTCAGCTGCAATAATTCCCTTTTGCCGGTTCGGTTCCACTACGGCTGTTGCACTGCTGGCCTCGGGGGCGCAGCAAAACTGGGATGAGAGAACCCTCGAATTTTTGAGTACTTATTTTCTGAGTATCGGTAATGCTTTGAAAATGAAGGAAATCGATTCCAGAAAAAAGGAAACCGACCAGGAATTGAAGGTAATCCTTTCCATTATCAAGGTCCTGAGCTCCAACCCAGGGAAAAATGATCTTCTGGCAATTATCGCTCAGAAGATCGGAGAGATACTTCCTCATCACTGGATTGGTCTTGCCTTGAAGGACGACTCCGGAAAGCATCTCTACCTTTCACATTCCTTCAGTAAATACGCCCCCGAAGTTAAAACGGGGAAGCGAATCCAGACCAAAAAGTCACTTTTCCACCTCGCGGCGCATTCGGACCAGATTATATCGATAGATAATCTCATGACACGGCGGGAGTTCTGTGAGAAGAAATTATTTCAGCATCTGGCTTTGAAGTCATGTGTGCTGGCGGGACTCAACAGCAGCGGCAGGACAATAGGTTCTATTTGTCTCGGCAGTGAAAAAAAATCCGGATTCGGACAAAGGGAAAAGCGCATTTTTTCTATGATTGCCATGGCCGTCGCCATAGCCATAGAGCAGTCAAAGATTTTCGCAAGAGAAAGGGCAAAAAGAGCAGAGCTGGAAATTTTCAACAAAATCGGTGGAGCTCTGACATCACATACCATCAGGGCCAACAAAGTATTGACCTACATACTGGAGAGAATAGCCGATCTGATAAATGTTGAAGCAGGCAGTATCATGCTGCTGGAGTTTGACGCTCTGGTTGTGGAGGCTGCAATAGGCGCGTTCAGCAAGGAGTTGAAGAAACAAAAATTCACTCTTAATCATGGTGTAGCCGGATATGTGGTGGCAACCGGAGAACCCGTCATTGTCGATGATACCCGGGACAACCCCCATTTTTTATCCATTGTCGATGAAAAAACCGGCTTTGAAACCCGCAGCCTGCTCTCTGTCCCGTTAATATCGGGAGGAAGGGTCATAGGTGTAATTGAATTGCTCAACAGGATCGGCAAACCGTTCTCACAGGATGATATGCAGACGGTCAAGGCAGTGGCCGCCTCGACGGCTATCGCCCTGGAGAATACCCGGTTGTACAGCGAATCGAGTCATATTGCCAAGAAAGAGAAGTTTATCAGAACGATCTTTCAAAAATATGTTCCCGAAGAGATTGTGTTGAAGATTCTCGAAAGAGGTGAAGCCGATCAGATGGCGGTAAGCGAGCGGAAGATCGTTACTGTCTTTAATGTCGATATACGAGGATATACCAAGATGTCTAAGGAGGCCTCGACTGAAGACGTTGTTCATATCCTCAATCATTTCTTCTGTCGGCTGGGAAATATCATAATCAAGCATAAGGGGTTGCTCGACAAATATCTTGGCGACGGAATGCTGGCCATATTCGGAGCTCCGGCCTCAACGGCCAATCCTGCTCTCGATGCGGTGCTGGCGGCCCAGGAAATGATACAGGCTATGGAAAAACTGAGTATTCTCTCGGTAGACAGATGCGGTGTGCCGCTCAAAATCGGTATCAGCATCAACACCGGTGAGGCGATTGTCGGGAATATCGGTTTTTCCAAAAAGATGGAATATACGGTTATCGGCGATGTAGTGAACGAGACCTTCAGGCTGCAGGATCTAACCCGTAACAAGGCAAACTCAATCCTGATCGGCGAGGCGACTTATCATCAGGTAAAGAGTGTTGTGCGGACCCGTCCTTATGGACTGAAGAAACTCGATTCTTCTCTGGTCAATGTCTATGAGGTGGAGACGGACTATCTCCTTGAGGAGCCGATCTCGCCGGTAGTTTCAATGGGATCTGATGTGGTTAAAATTCACTGA
- a CDS encoding sigma-70 family RNA polymerase sigma factor — translation MKHRVTPQESPVSSNTSDAGELTRLQSLLHQQHLNIIDLLRTAPSTLSFAERVKKIGLSPSLEKKILSTQSYGTDSWSPGKHRLNENNEKELAGEVLLARHAFTRLVFENKVFRQAALTIIQNIYLFRQRKIFFGSSDISGEKERQEALLLFSGSPARNSIPLGKTFQHLILARVWDRIISQASNSFLDSKPFAELHEVVERLNTLRNIYMLLSMGLVRKLTRNIGSIYRQSIGPEDAHQIGSFGVARAAYRYHPSSGLRFSTYASHWILKEIQRQALEGRLIRISSNLVEKISRQARAEEDSENDSAFHQLCRATAQLHLSPEHADLHRQPDPFDCPDDRLENEETHRLLLEAVETVLSGKSADVIMRRYGLGSYRGREQSVIDIGKMYGVTRGSIYQLELTALKKLRSYISSRV, via the coding sequence ATGAAGCATAGAGTGACTCCACAGGAATCCCCAGTAAGCTCAAACACCAGTGACGCCGGCGAATTGACCCGCCTGCAAAGCCTGCTTCATCAACAGCATCTCAATATCATTGATCTTCTTCGCACGGCACCTTCCACTCTTTCTTTTGCAGAGAGGGTAAAAAAGATTGGTTTGAGTCCATCGCTTGAGAAGAAAATTCTTTCCACCCAGAGTTATGGTACCGATAGCTGGTCTCCGGGTAAACACCGCCTCAATGAAAATAATGAGAAGGAGTTAGCCGGCGAAGTCCTCCTGGCCCGGCATGCCTTTACCCGCCTTGTCTTTGAAAATAAAGTCTTCCGACAAGCTGCTCTCACCATTATTCAGAATATATATCTCTTCAGGCAGCGGAAAATTTTCTTCGGCAGCTCTGATATTTCTGGAGAAAAGGAGCGGCAGGAAGCCCTGCTGCTGTTCAGCGGTTCTCCGGCGAGAAACTCCATACCGCTGGGAAAAACCTTCCAGCATCTGATTCTCGCCCGGGTATGGGATCGGATAATCAGTCAGGCCAGCAATAGTTTTCTCGACAGCAAACCGTTCGCGGAACTTCATGAAGTGGTGGAACGACTCAATACCCTGCGAAATATTTACATGCTGTTGTCAATGGGCCTGGTCCGAAAGCTGACAAGGAATATCGGTTCGATATACCGGCAATCGATCGGCCCCGAAGATGCACACCAGATCGGAAGTTTCGGCGTAGCCCGAGCGGCCTACCGTTATCATCCCTCCTCCGGGCTTCGTTTTTCAACCTACGCCTCTCACTGGATCCTCAAAGAGATACAGAGGCAGGCCCTGGAGGGTCGCTTGATTCGCATTTCCTCAAATCTGGTGGAAAAAATATCCCGCCAGGCAAGGGCAGAGGAAGACAGCGAAAACGATAGTGCTTTCCATCAGCTTTGCCGGGCAACCGCCCAGCTGCACCTCTCTCCTGAACATGCCGACCTCCACCGGCAGCCTGATCCGTTTGACTGCCCGGACGACCGGCTGGAAAATGAAGAAACACACCGCCTTCTTCTGGAGGCTGTCGAAACCGTACTCTCCGGCAAAAGTGCTGATGTGATCATGCGGCGCTATGGACTCGGATCATACCGGGGCCGGGAACAGTCGGTCATCGACATCGGAAAGATGTATGGTGTCACCAGAGGCAGCATCTATCAGCTTGAACTGACTGCCCTGAAAAAGCTGCGAAGCTATATTTCCTCTCGCGTCTGA
- the pyrF gene encoding orotidine-5'-phosphate decarboxylase has translation MNYKKIPLNERIIVALDVDSDEKARDVVKRCESHVGYFKVGLQLFMANWFNSVDWILDRGHKVMLDLKFFDIPETVKLAVEQVNNRGVSLATIHGNDPIIRAALQAKGDMQLLAVTVLTSFGEEDMRAMGMTQTVEELVFYRAQRALELGCDGVVSSGLEAGRLRRDLGEKLLIVTPGIRPGANVTDGGDDQKRIVTAERAIGDGADHVVVGRPITQAADPVAVIEQMQMEIEKTIAE, from the coding sequence ATGAATTACAAAAAAATACCTTTGAATGAACGGATCATTGTGGCCCTTGATGTCGATTCCGATGAAAAAGCACGGGATGTGGTAAAACGCTGCGAGTCGCATGTCGGCTATTTCAAGGTCGGTCTCCAGCTGTTTATGGCCAACTGGTTCAATAGCGTGGACTGGATCCTCGACCGGGGGCACAAGGTAATGCTTGATTTGAAATTTTTTGATATTCCGGAAACGGTAAAGCTTGCCGTTGAGCAGGTCAACAACCGTGGAGTCAGCCTGGCGACGATACACGGCAATGATCCTATTATCAGGGCAGCTCTCCAGGCAAAGGGAGATATGCAGCTTCTTGCCGTTACCGTGCTGACCAGCTTCGGTGAAGAGGATATGCGGGCCATGGGGATGACGCAGACGGTTGAAGAGCTGGTTTTCTATCGAGCTCAAAGGGCTTTGGAGCTTGGCTGTGATGGTGTTGTCTCCTCAGGGCTTGAGGCCGGTAGGCTGCGCCGGGATTTGGGAGAGAAGCTTTTGATCGTCACACCCGGAATTAGACCGGGCGCCAATGTAACGGATGGCGGCGATGATCAGAAAAGAATCGTCACCGCTGAAAGAGCGATCGGCGATGGTGCCGATCATGTTGTAGTGGGGCGGCCGATAACTCAGGCAGCGGATCCTGTTGCGGTAATCGAACAGATGCAGATGGAAATTGAAAAGACCATTGCGGAGTAA
- a CDS encoding N-acyl homoserine lactonase family protein, giving the protein MTTYTIHPIVMGTKVFDKGMMTYQHDYGTPFTIPIFCWYVEGGDKKILIDTGEMHPVQSREREEAIGGKIYTFEDGLALYDLRPEDIDIVIHTHLHNDHCENDYKCTNARFYIHEQELETIRRYHPLDFRYVEDYIYEIEENKQIEIVREDGEILPGIRLMHTPIHTPGGMTVFIDTPKGKAAITGFCVIKENFEPPLQIRAMEMEVIPPGTNINSYEAYDTMIRIKEMADIIIPLHEPEFAAVTTIG; this is encoded by the coding sequence ATGACGACCTATACAATCCATCCCATTGTCATGGGAACAAAAGTTTTTGATAAGGGCATGATGACCTATCAGCATGATTATGGAACTCCGTTTACCATTCCCATTTTCTGCTGGTATGTTGAGGGCGGTGACAAAAAAATCCTGATCGATACCGGCGAGATGCACCCCGTCCAGTCCCGGGAAAGGGAAGAAGCCATCGGCGGAAAAATCTATACCTTCGAGGACGGACTTGCCCTTTATGATCTGCGCCCCGAGGATATCGATATCGTCATCCATACCCACCTGCACAACGACCACTGTGAAAATGACTACAAATGCACCAATGCCAGGTTTTACATTCATGAACAGGAACTCGAGACCATCAGGAGATACCACCCCCTCGATTTTAGATATGTCGAAGATTACATTTATGAAATCGAAGAAAATAAGCAGATTGAGATAGTTCGTGAAGATGGTGAGATACTACCCGGCATACGTCTGATGCACACTCCCATCCATACTCCCGGAGGAATGACGGTGTTCATCGACACACCAAAGGGAAAAGCGGCGATAACCGGATTTTGTGTGATTAAGGAAAACTTCGAACCTCCGCTGCAGATCAGGGCCATGGAGATGGAGGTCATTCCACCCGGTACCAATATCAATAGCTACGAGGCCTATGATACCATGATCAGGATCAAGGAAATGGCCGATATTATCATTCCGCTCCATGAGCCTGAATTCGCGGCTGTCACAACTATTGGATAA
- a CDS encoding antibiotic biosynthesis monooxygenase family protein, giving the protein MSVKIFIKRKVSDNNVIELTILLKKLRSLTISRPGYISGETLKRIDKQGECMVISTWRSVDDWYDWVKNEQRVAIQQEIDNLLGQETEYAIYES; this is encoded by the coding sequence ATGTCAGTTAAAATCTTTATTAAAAGAAAAGTATCGGACAACAACGTCATAGAATTGACCATTCTTTTAAAGAAATTACGCAGCCTGACGATCAGCCGGCCCGGGTATATTTCCGGAGAAACCTTAAAAAGGATTGATAAACAGGGTGAATGTATGGTTATCAGTACCTGGCGTTCCGTTGATGACTGGTATGACTGGGTTAAAAATGAGCAACGCGTAGCTATTCAACAGGAAATCGATAACCTGCTGGGCCAGGAAACGGAATACGCCATTTATGAGTCTTAG
- a CDS encoding OadG family transporter subunit, with protein sequence MILEGFKLMFVGMGTVLLFLSLMIFLLTLVSRLTKEHTIREFEAIELERKLLAEAAKARKKRELEAKTISRSADDEDDIAVIAAAIAAFQSDRRLPV encoded by the coding sequence ATGATACTTGAAGGATTCAAGTTAATGTTCGTCGGAATGGGAACCGTCCTCCTGTTTCTCAGTCTTATGATCTTCCTGCTTACTCTGGTTTCCAGACTTACCAAAGAACATACCATAAGGGAATTTGAAGCAATCGAGCTGGAGCGCAAATTGCTCGCCGAGGCCGCTAAAGCTAGAAAGAAAAGGGAACTTGAGGCAAAAACAATTTCACGCAGTGCCGACGACGAGGACGACATTGCCGTCATTGCCGCAGCGATTGCCGCCTTTCAATCAGACAGAAGATTACCGGTCTGA
- a CDS encoding biotin/lipoyl-containing protein, which translates to MGKKVIKFMDTSFRDGFQSVFGARVLSDDFMPALQATVDAGITHIEAGGGARFQSLFFYCGESAFDMMDRFRAEVGPDCDLQTLARGINVVALSQAPRDIIDLHAKMFKKHGMTTIRNFDALNDVRNLMYSGERIAHHGLNHQVVVSMMELPPGCSGAHDPAFYMDRLQQILDADIPFHSICFKDASGTSNPRKVYETLKQARKIVPEDTILWFHTHDTAGLGISQNLAAIEGGATGVDLAKSPVSGGTCQPDILSMIHALKGTDYTLDLDYEKVLLASESFERAMKDYFFPPEAKMISPTVTLSPMPGGALTANTMMMRDTGTLHLYADVIKAMSEVVARGGFGTSVTPVSQFYFQQAYLNVTQGKWKKINPSYGNMVLGYFGRTPVPPDEEIVRIASEQLGKPVFTDDPLDILEPGIPKATKILEENNLPVNDENIFIIASCEQKGLDFLLGNAVVNVRKITDEKPEEKKKKKTSAAAAAPATGPRSYTITVNNRPYNVVVAEGAGGGFQAVPAAGAAPVPAPAEAEGTDVDAPTPGNIVKVLVEVGDEVAKDATLVVMEAMKMESEVKAPQAGKITAVHVSAGDTVQATEPLVTIA; encoded by the coding sequence GTGGGTAAAAAAGTAATTAAATTCATGGACACGTCTTTCAGGGACGGTTTTCAATCTGTATTTGGTGCACGGGTATTGTCAGACGATTTCATGCCTGCTCTGCAAGCAACCGTAGACGCGGGAATTACCCACATTGAAGCAGGCGGTGGAGCACGATTCCAGAGTCTGTTCTTTTATTGCGGTGAGTCCGCCTTTGATATGATGGATCGTTTCCGCGCCGAGGTGGGACCGGACTGCGATCTGCAGACACTGGCCCGGGGTATAAATGTTGTCGCCTTAAGCCAGGCGCCCCGCGACATCATTGACCTGCATGCCAAGATGTTCAAGAAACACGGCATGACTACCATCCGTAACTTTGACGCCTTGAATGACGTTCGCAACCTGATGTATTCCGGTGAGCGTATCGCTCATCACGGTCTCAATCATCAGGTAGTGGTTTCCATGATGGAACTTCCGCCGGGCTGTTCCGGCGCTCATGATCCTGCGTTTTATATGGATAGGCTCCAGCAGATCCTCGATGCCGACATTCCTTTCCACTCCATCTGCTTTAAGGACGCCTCAGGCACCTCCAATCCCAGAAAGGTTTATGAAACCCTGAAGCAGGCCCGCAAGATTGTTCCCGAAGACACCATACTCTGGTTTCATACCCATGATACCGCAGGCCTGGGCATTTCCCAGAATCTTGCGGCTATCGAGGGCGGCGCCACCGGTGTGGATCTTGCCAAAAGCCCGGTAAGCGGCGGCACCTGCCAGCCTGATATTCTCTCCATGATCCATGCGCTCAAGGGAACCGATTATACCCTTGATCTCGATTATGAAAAGGTACTGCTCGCTTCCGAGTCATTTGAAAGAGCGATGAAGGACTATTTTTTCCCGCCCGAGGCAAAAATGATCTCGCCCACCGTCACTCTCTCTCCGATGCCCGGCGGCGCCCTGACTGCCAACACCATGATGATGCGTGATACCGGAACCCTTCACCTCTATGCCGACGTCATCAAGGCGATGTCGGAGGTAGTGGCGCGTGGCGGTTTCGGAACCTCCGTAACACCGGTATCCCAGTTCTATTTTCAACAGGCCTACCTGAACGTCACCCAGGGCAAATGGAAGAAAATCAATCCAAGCTACGGTAATATGGTTCTTGGGTATTTCGGCCGGACTCCGGTACCGCCGGATGAAGAAATAGTCAGGATCGCCTCTGAACAGCTGGGCAAACCGGTTTTTACCGATGATCCTCTCGATATTCTCGAGCCCGGCATTCCCAAGGCAACCAAGATTCTGGAAGAAAACAACCTGCCTGTCAACGATGAGAATATTTTTATCATCGCCAGCTGCGAGCAGAAAGGTCTGGATTTTCTCCTCGGCAATGCAGTAGTCAATGTCCGTAAGATTACAGACGAAAAACCGGAAGAGAAAAAGAAGAAAAAAACTTCGGCGGCGGCTGCCGCACCTGCCACTGGTCCCCGAAGCTATACAATCACGGTGAACAACAGACCATATAACGTTGTGGTCGCCGAGGGCGCAGGCGGCGGTTTCCAGGCCGTACCGGCAGCCGGAGCGGCTCCTGTACCTGCACCTGCAGAGGCTGAAGGTACCGATGTTGATGCCCCGACACCTGGAAACATCGTCAAGGTGCTGGTCGAGGTGGGAGATGAGGTGGCCAAAGACGCAACGCTCGTTGTCATGGAAGCCATGAAAATGGAATCCGAAGTCAAGGCACCGCAGGCCGGTAAAATAACGGCTGTTCATGTCAGCGCAGGTGACACCGTGCAGGCTACGGAACCACTGGTTACTATCGCATAA
- a CDS encoding sodium ion-translocating decarboxylase subunit beta — protein MNKDWTLGIGRILMIAVGLVLICLGIFKKFEPLLLIPIGYGAILSNIPIAGIADPGGILYYIYEVGIVTGIFPLLIFMGVGALTDFGPMIANPKTILLGGAAQFGIFTTLLGALLLSDFVPGIDFSLRDAASIGIIGGADGPTAIFLSSQLSPRLLGSIAIAAYSYMALVPLIQPPIMRWLTTKEERQIKMVQLRHVSKIEKIILPLLVLGICATLLPSAAPLIGMFMLGNLAKECGVVDRLSDTIKNSLMYTVTIFLGLGVGSKLSADKFLNLETLGILALGMIAFAIGTASGLLLAKLMNKLSKNPINPLIGAAGVSAVPMAARVVNKVGLEANPQNHLIMHAMGANVAGVIGSAVAAGVLLALL, from the coding sequence ATGAACAAAGACTGGACACTCGGTATCGGTAGAATCCTGATGATCGCTGTCGGTCTGGTCCTTATTTGTCTGGGTATTTTCAAAAAGTTCGAACCGCTGCTGCTTATTCCCATCGGTTATGGCGCCATCCTCTCCAATATACCCATTGCCGGTATTGCTGATCCGGGAGGAATTCTCTATTATATCTATGAGGTAGGTATCGTCACCGGTATTTTTCCTCTGCTGATCTTCATGGGTGTCGGGGCATTGACCGATTTCGGCCCCATGATCGCCAATCCCAAGACCATACTCCTGGGTGGAGCCGCCCAGTTCGGTATCTTTACTACCCTGCTTGGAGCCCTGCTGCTCTCGGATTTTGTACCGGGGATAGATTTTTCCCTACGCGACGCCGCCTCCATCGGCATCATCGGCGGTGCCGATGGTCCAACGGCCATCTTCCTCTCGAGCCAGCTCTCACCGCGACTGCTCGGTTCAATCGCCATCGCCGCCTATTCCTATATGGCGCTGGTGCCGCTGATTCAGCCGCCGATTATGAGATGGCTGACCACCAAGGAAGAGAGGCAGATTAAAATGGTGCAGCTGCGCCATGTTTCCAAAATAGAGAAAATCATCCTGCCTCTGCTTGTTTTGGGAATTTGTGCCACGTTGCTGCCCTCGGCCGCTCCGCTTATCGGTATGTTCATGCTCGGCAACCTGGCCAAAGAATGCGGGGTCGTCGACAGACTGTCCGACACCATCAAGAACTCGTTAATGTATACCGTTACTATCTTTCTCGGTCTGGGAGTAGGCAGTAAACTTTCCGCGGATAAGTTTCTTAACCTGGAGACCCTTGGCATCCTTGCCCTGGGTATGATAGCTTTTGCCATTGGCACTGCTTCGGGATTACTGCTGGCCAAGCTGATGAATAAGCTGTCGAAAAATCCAATCAACCCATTAATTGGAGCAGCAGGAGTTTCTGCGGTACCGATGGCTGCCAGAGTGGTCAACAAGGTTGGTCTTGAGGCTAACCCGCAAAATCACCTGATCATGCATGCCATGGGAGCGAATGTTGCCGGAGTTATTGGATCGGCAGTTGCCGCCGGTGTTCTGCTTGCCTTGCTTTAA
- a CDS encoding sulfite exporter TauE/SafE family protein: protein MKPWTSDDKRAAIICKRDKGAKIFESLMTLSSILPFLFIIICGFAASVHGIVGIGFPLIATPLIAMITDVRTAILVLVIPTIALNIANIVKGGAWSKSIAIYWPLAFYGAIGSFLGTHLLIIVPPETFRPLLAGTILLYLSAERIGVGLNWVKNHPQIAMAVFGASAGVLGGTVNVMLPALVIFSLESKMEKTVMIQVFNFCFLFGKLIQGAVFMDAGFFSLNILRISIPLAMLSLSVMFLGMSLRKRLDENIYRKWLRKLLLVMAVILVAQSLTGLFHVK from the coding sequence ATGAAACCGTGGACATCAGATGATAAGAGAGCTGCGATCATCTGTAAGAGAGATAAAGGTGCAAAAATATTTGAATCGCTTATGACCCTCTCATCTATATTACCTTTCCTCTTTATCATAATCTGTGGGTTTGCCGCCTCGGTACACGGCATAGTTGGTATTGGTTTCCCTTTGATTGCCACACCATTAATAGCAATGATCACGGATGTCAGAACTGCCATTCTTGTCCTTGTGATCCCCACCATAGCTCTAAATATCGCCAACATTGTGAAAGGCGGAGCCTGGAGCAAGAGCATTGCCATTTATTGGCCCTTGGCCTTTTATGGAGCTATTGGCAGCTTCCTTGGAACCCACTTGCTCATTATAGTCCCACCTGAAACCTTCCGGCCTTTACTTGCCGGCACCATTCTGTTGTATCTGAGTGCAGAAAGAATCGGGGTTGGCCTCAACTGGGTTAAAAATCACCCACAAATCGCAATGGCCGTTTTTGGAGCAAGCGCTGGGGTTCTCGGTGGAACGGTAAATGTCATGCTCCCTGCCTTGGTAATCTTTTCACTTGAGAGCAAAATGGAAAAGACCGTAATGATCCAGGTATTTAATTTTTGCTTTTTATTCGGAAAATTGATTCAAGGGGCAGTGTTTATGGACGCAGGATTTTTTTCACTGAATATTTTACGAATTTCGATACCGCTAGCCATGCTAAGTCTGAGCGTTATGTTTTTGGGAATGAGCTTACGTAAGAGGCTGGACGAGAATATATATAGAAAATGGCTTCGGAAATTGCTTCTGGTCATGGCTGTGATTCTTGTCGCACAGTCCTTAACAGGTCTGTTTCATGTAAAGTAA
- the ttdB gene encoding L(+)-tartrate dehydratase subunit beta, producing MKKVLKTPITSQDVEQLNIGDIVFLDGSLITCRDMAHRRLIDMGMKLPVDLDGLAILHAGPIVAKEGDGWRIISIGPTTSMRMEVHEKEFIRQTGVKLIIGKGGMGPETAEGCATHKAVHAVFPGGCAVLAASRVEEIERVEWLDLGMPEALWISRVKNFGPLIISIDTRGNNLFNKNRAEFNAKKGPVIEEISKHIRFIK from the coding sequence GTGAAAAAAGTCCTGAAAACACCAATTACAAGTCAAGACGTCGAACAGCTGAATATTGGAGATATTGTCTTTTTGGATGGTTCTCTTATTACCTGCCGGGATATGGCGCACAGGCGGTTGATCGATATGGGGATGAAGCTTCCAGTCGATCTCGATGGTCTGGCAATCTTGCACGCAGGACCGATTGTTGCCAAAGAAGGAGATGGCTGGAGAATTATTTCTATCGGACCGACAACCAGCATGAGAATGGAAGTTCATGAAAAAGAGTTTATCAGGCAAACCGGTGTAAAACTAATCATCGGCAAAGGTGGAATGGGGCCGGAAACGGCGGAAGGGTGCGCCACCCACAAAGCAGTTCATGCGGTATTCCCAGGTGGTTGTGCGGTTCTTGCAGCAAGCAGGGTTGAAGAAATAGAGAGAGTTGAGTGGCTGGATTTGGGAATGCCCGAGGCATTGTGGATATCCAGGGTTAAGAATTTCGGCCCGTTGATCATCTCAATCGACACAAGGGGCAACAATCTCTTCAATAAAAACAGGGCTGAGTTTAACGCGAAAAAAGGCCCTGTTATTGAAGAGATTTCAAAACATATCCGCTTTATAAAATAG